Part of the Devosia sp. SL43 genome, CCACACACAATCGCTTCCTGCGAATCAAGTCCGCCGGAAGCGATTGTGGTAGGTGAAAACCGGGGTCTGGGACCTACCGGTTCTGCCGATTCTCGATCAGGTCGTTGACCACAGCTGGATCAGCCAGCGTCGATGTATCGCCCAGTGATCCGAAGTCGTTTTCGGCCACCTTGCGCAGGATGCGGCGCATGATCTTGCCGGAGCGGGTCTTGGGCAGGCCGGGGGCCCACTGAATGAGGTCCGGCGTGGCAATCGGTCCAATTTCCTTGCGCACCCAGTTCTTGAGCTCGATGCGCAGTTCGTCGCTGCTGGTCTCGCCGGCCATCAGGGTGACGTAGCAATAGATGCCCTGCCCCTTGATGTCGTGCGGGTAGCCGACCACCGCTGCTTCACTGACCTTGGGATGAGCCACCAGCGCGCTTTCGACTTCGGCGGTGCCGAGCCGGTGGCCCGAGACGTTGAGCACGTCGTCGACACGGCCAGTGATCCAGTAGTAGCCGTCGTCGTCTCGGCGGGCGCCGTCACCGGTAAAATAATAGCCCTTGTAGGTCTCGAAATAGGTCGAGACGAACCGGCCATGATCGCCCCAGATCGTGCGGGCCTGTGCCGGCCAGCTATCCTTGATGGCAAGGACGCCTTCCGCCTTGGTCTGCTCCTGCAACTTGCCTTCGGGCGACAGCATGACCGGCTGCACACCGAAGAACGGCTTGGTCGCCGAACCCGGCTTGGTCGCAATGGCGCCGGGAAACGGTGCGATCATGTGGCCGCCGGTTTCGGTCTGCCACCAGGCATCGACGATCTCGCAGCGCCCCTTGCCAACCTTGTTGTAGTACCAGAGCCAGGCTTCGGGATTGATCGGTTCACCCACCGTGCCGAGCAGGCGAAGGCTCGGCATGTCGTGTTTTTCGACATATTGCGGACCCGCTCCCATCAGGGCGCGGATGGCGGTCGGCGCCGTGTGGAAAATTTTGACCTTGTGCTTTTCCACCACCTGCCAGAAGCGGCTGGCGTCGGGATAGCTGGGAATGCCCTCGAACATCAGGCTGGTCGCGCCATTGGCCAATGGGCCATAGACGATGTAGCTGTGCCCGGTGACCCAGCCGACGTCGGCCGTGCACCAGAATATCTCGCCGCGCTTGTAGTCAAAGCTCAGCTCGTGGGTGAGCGAAGTATAGAGGATGTAGCCGCCCGTAGTGTGCAGCACGCCCTTGGGCTTGCCGGTGGAGCCGGAGGTGTAGAGAATAAACAGCGGGTCTTCCGCGTTCATCGGCTCGGGATCGTTGAACGGCTCGACGCCTGCGGCAGCCTCATGCCACCACACGTCGCGGCTGCCCTTCATGGCGACATCCGCACCGGTATTGTGCACGACCAGCACCTTGGACACGCCGGGACAATCCTCCAGCGCCTTGTCGACATTCTTCTTGAGCGGCACAGTCTTGCCGCCGCGGCGGCCTTCATCGGCCGTGATGACGAGGGAGGAATCGCAATCATTGATGCGGCCAGCCAGCGCATCGGGCGAGAACCCGCCGAACACCACCGAATGCACCGCGCCGATCCGGGCGCAGGCCAGCATGGCATAGGCCGCCTGCGGAATCATCGGCAGGTAGATGGTGACGCGGTCGCCCTTGCGGACGCCAAGCGATTTCAAAACGTTGGCGCAGCGGCAGACCTTTTCGTGCAGCGTGCGATAGGTGATGTGCTCGGCGGGCGCATTCGGATCATCCGGTTCCCAGATCAGCGCAACGTCGTCGCCATGCTCAGCCAGGTGCCGGTCAATGCAGTTGTACGACACGTTGAGAATGCCGTCCTCGAACCACTTGATCGACACGTCCGGATATTGGAACGTGGTGTTCTTGATCTTGGTCGGGAATTTCACCCAGTCGAGACGCTTGGCCTGCTCGGCCCAGAAGCTATCCGGATCACTGACCGAACGGGCATACATCTCGTCATATTGGGTCTTGGTGACGTGGGTGCGTGCGATCGCAGCCGCACTTGGCTGGAATACGAGCTGCTCGCTCATACTATCCTCCCTTATCTCTCCCGGCTTCCGTTCTAGTGACCCACCCTGCGCCGAGCAAGGGCTTGTCGCTGCGACTAATTGGGTAAGTCTGCGCAACGGCATGGGTACACGCCATTAACTGCCCGGAGCCTCGGCGCTTCGAGCCATTGCTGCCCGATGGTATGGTGCAGCATTATCGGATCGGAGTATCCGCCATGAGCGATGCCGTCCTCGAATCTGCCGCCCCTACCGACCAACCAGCAGAGCGCTCGCCGCTCTACCGGCCGGCGACCTACGCCGATATCGGCCTGGTCTATGGTCGACTGCAGGAAGCCATCGCCACCTCGCCATTCTACAGCGAGGAGTTCAAGGCATACGAAGCGGCGCGGCTGACCAAGGACTACCTCGCTAGCCTGATCGACGCCGATCCGCACCATGTCATGGTCTTCATGCTCAAGGGCGAGGTGTCGGGCTTCATGATATCGGGCCCGGAACTGGGCACGCTCTGGCTCTATTGGAGCTACGTCTTCCCCGAAAAGCGCCGCTCGGCCCTCGGTATCACCGGCATGCGCGCCTTCATCAACCACTGGGACAATGGCCGCTTCCACAAGATTGCCACCTACACCAAGTCAGGCAACGACCCGGCCGCGGCCATCATGTTGCGCATGGGCTACAAGCACGTCGCCACGCTCGAGAAGCACATATTCGGCGAGGACTACCTGCTCTATGAGCGCCCGCTGAACAAAGTGGAGCCCGGCTATGACCGCGGCACCCAGGGCGGGCTCAGGCACAAGCTGGTACGGAAGCTCAAGCTGGCGTTTGTGAAGTAGGAATACGATCTCAAAATCACCACCGTGTCATTCCGGCGAAGGCCGGAATCCATGTCCGGCCCTATCCGCAAGCACAGTGATTGGGAGGCATACGGACATAGATCCCGGCCTTCGCCGGGATGACATCGCAAATGGAGTGGCGCTAGAGTGCGGCCCGCTACTCCGCCGGTACCGGGGCTACGCGCCGATTGCGGAACCACTGCAGCAGCGATACGTCCATCTTGGCGGTGCGCAGGGCGACCCACCACAACCCGACCGACCACACCGTGATGGCGATGATGGCCGCCAGCGCTGCGCCCATCAGGCCCATCGATGGCACCAGCAGCCAGTTGCAGGCGATTAGCGAGCCTATGCCCAGGGCAACAAAGGGCAGGCTTGCATAGGGCCGATCATGGATCGACAGGACCAGCGAGGCCGGCCCCATCACCGAGCGGATGACCAGCGCCAGGCAGAGCACGGCCAGCGGCGCCGCGCCGGCGGAGAAGCTGGGGCCGAACAGCATCAGCGCGAATGGCGCCAGCACAGCCACACCGCCGAACAGGACCACCGAAATCACGCTGGCAACCAAGTTGGCGTCACCAATCTTGCGCTTGAACGCCTCGCGATCGGCCTTGGCCTCGCTCTCGAACATGTCGGGCATGGTGACGGCATAGACGGCGGCGACGCCGAACGAGATGAGCGAGAACAGGCGCGTGCAAACGCCAAAGATCGCCAGCTCTTCCCGGCTCAGCGTATGACTGAGCAGCAGCAGGTCGATATCGAAGAAGAAATCGGTGGCCAGCGAGATCAGCACCCATGGCAGGGCGAAACGCCACCAGCGACGCGGCTCCTCTGCGCGGACTGGCGCCGTGTCGGGGATACGATCGAGCGAGGTGATGACGAAGCAGAAATGCGTCAGCGCCACCCCGACATATCCGAAGGCGATCGTCCACAGCATGTAGGAGAAGCCTTCCACGGGCGTCCCGAAGCCCATGGTGGCGAGGAAGGCGCCCATGACGATCATCGGGCGGAACATGGTATCGGCAAAAAAGCCGGCAAACGGCCGCTTGAGGCCAACCAGGACGGCGCCGTTGACATAAACCAGCGCCGTGCCGAAGGCGAGCAGCGCCACCGGTACGAAATGCTCGGCGACGACGCTCTCCCCCTGCCCCAGCAGATTGAGCACGGTGCGACCGCCCAACAGCAGGAGCAGCAGCGCGCCGAACACATGGCCATAGGCGCGCGTGATGAAGACGCGGAATTGTTGGCGCTCGCCCCTTGCCCGGTATTCGGCGGCAAAGTAGGTGCCCACGGTGTGAAAGCCGAGCGGCATCACCACTGCGATCAGATTCACCGTAGCGATAACGATAAGATACTCGCCCAGCAGCTCGGGCCCCCACATGCGGGCGATCAGCGCCTGCACCAGGAAAATCAGGCCCGCTCCACCGAGACGGGCGCCGAAGATGACGGTCGATTGGGAGGCGAGACGCCGGTAGAGACTCATTCGGAGGCCTCGTCGGTATTGGTCCTCACCTGGTCGCCCTTGGTCTTGGGATTGCGCCAGCCATCGATGACCCGGCGCAGGTGATAGACCACGTCGCGCGCCGCAAAGGCCCCCGCGCCCAGCAGATAGGCCAGCGGCTTGCTCGCATAATTGGCCACCGGCGGCACCGGCCGGATCACGCCCGCCTCGCCGACCATGCCTTTCTTGAACTGGTGCAGGCCCTGGAACCCATCGGTACCACCAAGATCGTACCAGGTGGCGCGGGTGTTATCGCGCAGCCAGCGGATGATCTGCCAGTGCATGAAATAGCCAGCGCGCAAAGGCAGCGCCTGCTCGTTGCTGGCGCCATAGAGGTAGACTGCTCGATCACCGGCCTTGAAGATCAGCGCCCCATAGACCAGTTCGTCGCCCTGCCGGACGAAGAACAGTTCCGGCCGCAGGGGCTCTTCCATCGCCATCAAGGCATGAACCGTCTCGTAGGCCGAATGGTCCGAAAACTGTTTGCGGTCCGTCATCGCCGCATAGAGCGTTTCGAACTCGCCGATGCGCTCCGGCCCGGCACGCTCGAACGTCAGACCGGCCTTGTCCGCCTTATTGAGCTGTCGGCGCCAGTTCTGCGAAAAGCTCTTGCGCTGGCTGGCATCGTCGAGCCGCAAATTGACGATGTAGCGGCTGGGGAACAGCAGCTCGCTGCCACGCTTGAAGCCGCGGGTCTCCAGCCGCTCATATTCCCGGTTGACCGGTCCGGTGGAAGCGCGCGGCAGGATGGACAGCATCTGCCCGCGTCGGTCGGCATATTCCGCGATTAGCGCTTCGACCATGCCGGCATGGATGGCGTCGGCCTCGGGGCAGGTATTGTCCGCCAGCATCGGTGCCCACTTGGACACCGCAATATAGCCAAGGCGCAGCGGCAAAGGCTGCACCATCATCAGCGACCCGCCGACCACCTTGCCGTCGAGCAGGAACAGCATCGGCTCCTGCTTCACCGACGGCCAGCGGGTGATGGCAAAGGCGTAGAGCTGTTCCTGGCAGACTTCGTCAAAACCGGCGATCGTGCGATCCCATTCCTCGCCGCTGACAATGCGCGTCTCAAGCATCGGCGTGGCGGAAACGGCAGCGCGCAGCTTCTGTTGCGGCTCGCTGCCGGTTTGGATCAGGCGATCGGCGATCACGGACATGATGGGTTTCCCGCTCGTATCTTCGAGCGGAAAACTAGACCGGCAAGATGATCAAATCCCTATAGCATCACGGCAAATGCCGCAAAGTTCGGGCGGTGGTTACCAAAGACTAATGCGCAACGGCAGCAGCCTCGGCCACAGCATGCGGCGTATAGAGCAGCGGGATTTCCGGGATCGCGATGAAGGCGCCTAGACCTTCAAGCGACATGCGGACAGCCACCAGCAGGATAATGACCAGGCCCACCCACGCGATCCAGCGATGCTTGTGCAGCAACCCAGCGATAAAGGTCGCTGCAACGCCCATCATCACGACCGACAAGGCCAGACCGATGACCAGGGCCTCGAAGTGATGGGCTGCGGCGCCGGCCACGGCCAGCACGTTGTCCAAAGACATCGAGACATCGGCGATGATGATCTGGATAACGGCCTGGCGCAGCGTCTTGCGCGGCGCCTTGCCGGCGATCGTGCCATCGGCATTAGTGTCGGAATTCTCAAGCGCTTCCTGCGCTTCGTGCTCGTCGCTATGCGACGTGGTCAGCTCGCGATACATCTTCCAGCAGACATAGAGCAGCAGCACGCCACCCGCGATCAGCAGCCCGCCGCCAAGCGCTAGTAGCTGCGTGGTAATCAGCGCGAAGAAGATGCGCAGTAGTGTCGCCGCTAGAATGCCGATCAGAATGGCCTTGCGCCGCACGTCCGTGGCCAGGCCCGCTGCGGCCAGACCGATGACGACGGCATTATCGCCGGCCAGGACCAGGTCGATCAGGATGACCTGAACAAGCGAGCTGAGAAAACTCGGATCGATACCGAACATGCTTGGTAGCCTCGTGCAACGGCGGGATAAGTCCGTCGCCTATAGCCTTCCGTCAGCAGGCTGGAAAGCGAAACACGACAGCCAGCAACCAAAGTCTGAGGATTTCTCAGGTTTTCAGTACGTTTTGACAGGTTGATGACAGACTGGCGTGGCTTGCCCGATCAAGAGTACCCCTAGTGCCGCAGTTGAAGGAGAAAGGGCGGCCTGGGCCGCACTTTCTCAACCTTCAGTTGCTGGGCAGAGCTGGCGGCGCGCCGCCCGGACCACCGGGGCCGCCCGTCGGAGGCGCCATCGTCGTCCGTTCTGCGGTGAGATCGACCGGAATGCTGAGCGTGCCCTTGTAGCCGCTCTGCGGGTCTCCGGTGACAGTCATCAGCTGTTGGGCGATTTCCGCCTCGGTATTGTCACCGAACACATTGTCGCTGGCGATGGTGATGCGGCCCAGATTCCGGGTGCCGTTGGAATAGCGGCTGTCGGCGGCATAGAGGGCCGCGCTTTCTGCCTCGGGCATGGCGATCTGAGCCGTCAGAACCGATGCCTCCCCGCTCACCGCTGCGGCCGCATTCTCGAATATCTCGAAATGGATATGCGGCCAGCGCCCATCGTAGCAGCCGGGGACGATGGTCGTGAACTTCACCTTGCCATCAGCATCCGCCACGCCCACACCGCGCAAGTAGTTGGCTTCAGGGGTGTCATAGAGCGAATAGAGTCCGGTGGCGTCGCAATGCCAGACATAGATGGCATAGCCTGGCAGCGGCGTACAACCGTCGGCATCGAGCAATGTCAGTTCCATATCGAGTTGAGCGCCGTCGGCCGTGGGCGTCAGAGAACCGAACGAGCCGCGCAGGTCTTCGCGAATGACGCCTTCCTCGGTCAGCGCGTTGACCACCTGTCCGTCCTTGGTATTGGTGCCATCGGCCGGATAGGGTCCATTGGTTTCCCAAGGCAAGGCAACGCATTCCAGCGACGCAGCGGGCAGGCCCGACAGCGATACCAGGCCGATGCCGCCCATAATGGCAAGCAGCCGTCGTCGATCCACCATTCGCGTCAGGTCATGTGCGAATCCGAGGTCGTGTTCGTGATGTTCATCGTGATCGTGGGACATGAGGGGACCTTTCCCAGTGTTTGTGCCGCCCCGTCCGGCCCAAGCCCGCAGGGATGACACTTTCTAGAAAAGCGCGCCTAACCGCAAAGCGTCCAGCAGATTAAAAACTGATAATGTTTGCACCCTTAACCATCAGGCACGGGTGGCCTTGCCCCAGTTACGACTTGCGCTCCCGCGTGCCCATCTGCCTGCACACGATGCAGGCCTGCTCACCCGTACCGCCGCAACCAGAACAGGCGCTAACCTGCCGGCGCCAGCTCGTCTGGGTGCCACCGCCGCCGCACCGTCGACATGGAATGACGCCCTTTCCATTGCAGGCGCCGCATCGCGGCGGATGTTTGGGGAGCTTTGGGACCTTGGCTTTCATCGGTTCAGTCTGCACCGAGCCCCGGAAACACAAAAGGCCCCGCAGTGCGGGGCCTTGTGCGAAAAGGCTTTGGTGGGCGAGCACGGATTCGAACCGTGGACCCGATGATTAAGAGTCATCTGCTCTACCAGCTGAGCTACTCGCCCCTTGCCGGAGCTTCCAAAGTGGCGCCTCTATAGCGAAGGGATTCTGCGCTGTCCAGCGCTTAGCTCCACTTTCCTCACATGATGGGTTTGCTACAGTGTCGCGGCAGCAAAGTGTGGCACGAACCGGGGCACTATGACGATTTCCGAGATATTGATGGTGCCGGTCTACTGGCTCCTGGCAAATGCGGTGAGCCTGCTGGCAGCGATCGCCGTACTGGTGGCCGGCTGGTATGTCGCCAAGATTGCAGCGCGAGCCATCAGGGGCCTGCTGCCGCTGGCCTATGGCGTCGACAAGAATTTCGCGCCCCTCCTGTCGCAGGCCGCGCGCTACGGCATTCTGATCTTCGCCTTGGTGACGGCACTGAACCTGCTGGGCGTGG contains:
- the acs gene encoding acetate--CoA ligase; amino-acid sequence: MSEQLVFQPSAAAIARTHVTKTQYDEMYARSVSDPDSFWAEQAKRLDWVKFPTKIKNTTFQYPDVSIKWFEDGILNVSYNCIDRHLAEHGDDVALIWEPDDPNAPAEHITYRTLHEKVCRCANVLKSLGVRKGDRVTIYLPMIPQAAYAMLACARIGAVHSVVFGGFSPDALAGRINDCDSSLVITADEGRRGGKTVPLKKNVDKALEDCPGVSKVLVVHNTGADVAMKGSRDVWWHEAAAGVEPFNDPEPMNAEDPLFILYTSGSTGKPKGVLHTTGGYILYTSLTHELSFDYKRGEIFWCTADVGWVTGHSYIVYGPLANGATSLMFEGIPSYPDASRFWQVVEKHKVKIFHTAPTAIRALMGAGPQYVEKHDMPSLRLLGTVGEPINPEAWLWYYNKVGKGRCEIVDAWWQTETGGHMIAPFPGAIATKPGSATKPFFGVQPVMLSPEGKLQEQTKAEGVLAIKDSWPAQARTIWGDHGRFVSTYFETYKGYYFTGDGARRDDDGYYWITGRVDDVLNVSGHRLGTAEVESALVAHPKVSEAAVVGYPHDIKGQGIYCYVTLMAGETSSDELRIELKNWVRKEIGPIATPDLIQWAPGLPKTRSGKIMRRILRKVAENDFGSLGDTSTLADPAVVNDLIENRQNR
- a CDS encoding GNAT family N-acetyltransferase; its protein translation is MSDAVLESAAPTDQPAERSPLYRPATYADIGLVYGRLQEAIATSPFYSEEFKAYEAARLTKDYLASLIDADPHHVMVFMLKGEVSGFMISGPELGTLWLYWSYVFPEKRRSALGITGMRAFINHWDNGRFHKIATYTKSGNDPAAAIMLRMGYKHVATLEKHIFGEDYLLYERPLNKVEPGYDRGTQGGLRHKLVRKLKLAFVK
- a CDS encoding lipopolysaccharide biosynthesis protein, whose protein sequence is MSLYRRLASQSTVIFGARLGGAGLIFLVQALIARMWGPELLGEYLIVIATVNLIAVVMPLGFHTVGTYFAAEYRARGERQQFRVFITRAYGHVFGALLLLLLGGRTVLNLLGQGESVVAEHFVPVALLAFGTALVYVNGAVLVGLKRPFAGFFADTMFRPMIVMGAFLATMGFGTPVEGFSYMLWTIAFGYVGVALTHFCFVITSLDRIPDTAPVRAEEPRRWWRFALPWVLISLATDFFFDIDLLLLSHTLSREELAIFGVCTRLFSLISFGVAAVYAVTMPDMFESEAKADREAFKRKIGDANLVASVISVVLFGGVAVLAPFALMLFGPSFSAGAAPLAVLCLALVIRSVMGPASLVLSIHDRPYASLPFVALGIGSLIACNWLLVPSMGLMGAALAAIIAITVWSVGLWWVALRTAKMDVSLLQWFRNRRVAPVPAE
- a CDS encoding lipid II:glycine glycyltransferase FemX codes for the protein MSVIADRLIQTGSEPQQKLRAAVSATPMLETRIVSGEEWDRTIAGFDEVCQEQLYAFAITRWPSVKQEPMLFLLDGKVVGGSLMMVQPLPLRLGYIAVSKWAPMLADNTCPEADAIHAGMVEALIAEYADRRGQMLSILPRASTGPVNREYERLETRGFKRGSELLFPSRYIVNLRLDDASQRKSFSQNWRRQLNKADKAGLTFERAGPERIGEFETLYAAMTDRKQFSDHSAYETVHALMAMEEPLRPELFFVRQGDELVYGALIFKAGDRAVYLYGASNEQALPLRAGYFMHWQIIRWLRDNTRATWYDLGGTDGFQGLHQFKKGMVGEAGVIRPVPPVANYASKPLAYLLGAGAFAARDVVYHLRRVIDGWRNPKTKGDQVRTNTDEASE
- a CDS encoding YjbE family putative metal transport protein (Members of this highly hydrophobic protein family,regularly are found preceded by the yybP-ykoY manganese riboswitch (see RF00080). A metal cation transport function is proposed.), with product MFGIDPSFLSSLVQVILIDLVLAGDNAVVIGLAAAGLATDVRRKAILIGILAATLLRIFFALITTQLLALGGGLLIAGGVLLLYVCWKMYRELTTSHSDEHEAQEALENSDTNADGTIAGKAPRKTLRQAVIQIIIADVSMSLDNVLAVAGAAAHHFEALVIGLALSVVMMGVAATFIAGLLHKHRWIAWVGLVIILLVAVRMSLEGLGAFIAIPEIPLLYTPHAVAEAAAVAH
- a CDS encoding dioxygenase family protein codes for the protein MSHDHDEHHEHDLGFAHDLTRMVDRRRLLAIMGGIGLVSLSGLPAASLECVALPWETNGPYPADGTNTKDGQVVNALTEEGVIREDLRGSFGSLTPTADGAQLDMELTLLDADGCTPLPGYAIYVWHCDATGLYSLYDTPEANYLRGVGVADADGKVKFTTIVPGCYDGRWPHIHFEIFENAAAAVSGEASVLTAQIAMPEAESAALYAADSRYSNGTRNLGRITIASDNVFGDNTEAEIAQQLMTVTGDPQSGYKGTLSIPVDLTAERTTMAPPTGGPGGPGGAPPALPSN